In Acaryochloris marina S15, a single genomic region encodes these proteins:
- a CDS encoding DUF4034 domain-containing protein: MRDQNDLNSLDNRCHSQTLNHCVAVGVAALLVSCQSTPQTSPNLLESPAFSQPSLAASIAQDSVLVPEQYLQRYQHIPDAEAWRQDLYERKDFAKIETRVNEYLRAERQDEHKSGFLIRLYRTLGKFPNPKNEYTSQDKQDYLHQTAVLQEWMAAYPTSHIPYLIQGELHVNYAWKFRTGQVARKVTEEGWQLFHYYLQEAAGDFSVASQLNPNDPNIWNELLHLAARTNLDPYTPEYFFEQGLNANPSHLGLHTTYLQTLYPQWGGSQKKMLAFARAAYKKGQATQKPMLGNVLLLAAREIDRDDAVHPITWSEIQTVYQDIFAQYPDYLRMRYYYAHDALEREKFDVAIQQFEIIGDRWTTNTLWDDLNEFHRSRVYVYFKEAVQLYKL; this comes from the coding sequence GTGCGCGATCAAAATGATTTGAACTCTCTAGATAACCGTTGTCATTCTCAGACCCTCAATCACTGTGTGGCTGTGGGGGTGGCGGCTTTACTGGTCAGCTGTCAATCTACACCCCAAACCTCACCGAATCTGCTCGAAAGCCCTGCTTTTTCTCAGCCTTCTTTGGCCGCGTCCATTGCCCAAGATTCTGTATTGGTTCCAGAGCAGTATTTGCAGCGGTATCAACATATTCCTGATGCAGAGGCATGGCGGCAAGATCTCTACGAACGAAAAGATTTTGCCAAGATTGAAACACGGGTCAACGAGTATTTACGGGCCGAAAGACAGGACGAGCATAAGTCTGGCTTTTTGATACGTCTGTATAGGACCCTTGGCAAATTTCCCAATCCCAAAAATGAATATACGTCCCAAGACAAGCAAGATTATCTCCATCAAACAGCTGTTTTGCAGGAATGGATGGCCGCTTACCCGACCTCCCATATTCCTTATCTGATTCAGGGAGAATTGCATGTAAACTACGCCTGGAAATTCCGAACGGGGCAAGTCGCTCGTAAGGTCACGGAAGAAGGATGGCAGTTATTTCACTACTACCTCCAAGAAGCAGCCGGTGATTTTAGCGTCGCTAGTCAACTCAATCCGAATGATCCGAATATTTGGAACGAACTCCTGCACCTGGCTGCTAGAACAAACCTAGATCCCTACACCCCAGAGTATTTCTTTGAACAAGGCCTGAACGCGAATCCCTCCCATTTAGGACTGCATACGACTTATCTGCAGACCCTATATCCCCAATGGGGGGGGAGCCAGAAAAAAATGTTGGCATTTGCCAGAGCAGCGTACAAGAAGGGACAAGCTACCCAAAAGCCGATGCTGGGCAATGTTCTGCTTTTGGCAGCCCGAGAAATAGATCGGGATGATGCTGTTCATCCGATCACCTGGTCAGAAATACAAACGGTCTATCAAGATATTTTTGCCCAATATCCTGATTACCTCCGCATGAGGTATTACTATGCCCATGATGCATTAGAGAGAGAAAAATTCGATGTAGCGATCCAGCAATTTGAAATCATTGGCGATCGGTGGACGACAAATACCCTTTGGGACGATCTCAATGAATTCCACCGTTCTCGTGTCTATGTCTACTTCAAAGAGGCGGTTCAACTGTATAAGCTATAG
- a CDS encoding ISNCY family transposase: MNEGVLNFPLLLHWLHQLIEHLDDPRQPSNGTKFSLKDIVLGAFAVFFMQCPSFLEYQRHVHSRHGRDNAQALFELTELPTSNQIKNVLDLIAFRLLFPIFYQIYSVLLRRGYLEQYKVLGGHLLVGLDGSEYFSSNRICCDQCSTKTHRDGSVTYTHTAVLPVLVCPEIEHVISLAPEFIRPQDGAEKQDSETAAAKRWIKGHAQGFDGAKITVLGDDLYSRQPMVETCLEDELNFIFVCLPSSHPELYEWVEYLEGIGDVEHLETRGWNGRYHEICQYRYYNRIPLREELPAVMVNWCEVSVTRAADGKTMYHNAFITHHFINDQSVAEIVSAGRARWKAENEGHNVLKTKGYHLEHNFGHGQKNLAAVLLVLNLLAFLFHTVLHLVDSTYQRMRKQRGTRQGFFHDIQTLTKYLLFESWEHLLQFMLDDPEPRIAADTS; encoded by the coding sequence ATGAATGAAGGTGTTCTAAATTTCCCTCTCTTACTGCACTGGCTACATCAGCTCATTGAGCACCTCGATGATCCACGTCAACCCAGTAATGGCACCAAATTTAGTCTCAAAGATATTGTATTAGGCGCATTTGCTGTCTTCTTTATGCAATGTCCTTCGTTTCTGGAGTACCAACGCCATGTTCATAGTCGTCATGGTCGTGACAACGCCCAAGCCCTCTTTGAGTTAACAGAACTCCCCACGAGCAACCAAATCAAGAATGTTTTGGACTTGATCGCATTTCGTCTTCTGTTTCCCATTTTTTATCAAATTTATAGCGTTCTCCTACGACGAGGTTATCTAGAGCAATATAAGGTTCTAGGTGGACACCTGTTGGTAGGGCTAGACGGCAGCGAGTATTTTTCCTCAAACCGGATTTGTTGCGATCAGTGTTCTACCAAAACCCATCGGGATGGGAGTGTCACCTATACGCACACCGCCGTGTTGCCCGTCCTCGTTTGTCCGGAAATTGAACATGTCATTTCTCTGGCCCCAGAGTTCATTCGTCCTCAAGATGGTGCGGAGAAACAGGATAGTGAAACCGCTGCGGCCAAACGGTGGATCAAGGGGCATGCTCAAGGGTTTGACGGAGCCAAGATTACGGTTCTTGGCGATGACCTCTATAGCCGTCAACCGATGGTGGAGACTTGTTTAGAGGATGAGTTGAACTTCATTTTTGTCTGTTTGCCCTCCTCCCATCCAGAGCTATATGAATGGGTAGAGTATTTAGAAGGTATTGGAGATGTTGAGCATCTAGAGACTCGGGGCTGGAACGGTCGCTATCATGAAATTTGTCAGTATCGCTATTACAATCGCATCCCCCTGCGTGAGGAGCTACCAGCAGTGATGGTCAACTGGTGCGAAGTCTCTGTTACTCGTGCTGCTGATGGAAAGACTATGTATCACAACGCGTTCATTACTCACCATTTCATCAATGACCAAAGTGTGGCCGAGATTGTCAGTGCTGGACGTGCCCGATGGAAAGCGGAGAATGAAGGACACAATGTCCTCAAAACCAAGGGCTATCACTTAGAACATAATTTTGGTCATGGTCAGAAGAACCTTGCTGCTGTGCTATTGGTACTCAACCTGTTGGCATTCTTATTTCATACCGTCTTGCACTTGGTGGACTCCACTTATCAACGCATGCGAAAGCAACGGGGAACCCGACAAGGCTTTTTTCACGATATTCAGACTTTGACCAAATACTTGCTCTTTGAGAGTTGGGAGCATTTGCTCCAGTTTATGTTGGATGATCCAGAGCCTCGAATAGCAGCCGATACCTCATGA
- a CDS encoding IS630 family transposase, with amino-acid sequence MAQVAETLALGEQTIRDYLHAFLKRGIASFRYKASQGRRSKLTPRQRQQLKSWIKAGPLKAGYECGCWSALMVQDLIAKRFNVSYHPHYVSTLLRNLGFSFQRARFVAAHLNEAKRQEWMTHKWPEILRLSAAKDALILFGDEASFAQWGSLSYTWSLRGDQPTLPTSGKRKAYKVFGLIDYHSGQFFYQGQTGRFNSEGYTAFLTQVLQQTHKHIILIQDGARYHTSKATKQFFDQQSARLTPFQLPTYSPDFNPIEFLWKKLKKRSTHLRFFKQFDDLVQQVDEGLLYFSQTPNEITVLMGKYCKTLGTQAA; translated from the coding sequence GTGGCACAGGTAGCTGAAACATTGGCACTAGGCGAACAAACGATCAGGGATTATCTGCATGCATTTCTAAAACGAGGTATCGCTAGCTTTAGATACAAAGCGTCTCAAGGACGTCGCAGCAAACTCACTCCACGGCAACGACAACAGCTCAAGTCATGGATTAAAGCAGGTCCGCTCAAAGCTGGATACGAGTGTGGTTGTTGGAGTGCATTAATGGTTCAAGACCTGATTGCGAAACGCTTCAATGTTTCCTATCATCCCCATTATGTGAGTACTCTACTGAGGAACTTAGGCTTTTCATTTCAAAGAGCACGGTTTGTTGCAGCTCATCTCAATGAAGCCAAGCGACAAGAATGGATGACACACAAATGGCCTGAGATTTTGCGTTTATCAGCAGCCAAAGATGCCCTAATTTTATTTGGGGATGAGGCCAGTTTTGCGCAGTGGGGGTCGTTAAGCTACACCTGGAGTCTTCGTGGAGACCAGCCAACATTGCCCACCAGTGGTAAACGGAAGGCTTACAAGGTGTTTGGATTAATTGATTATCATTCTGGTCAGTTCTTCTATCAAGGTCAGACGGGACGCTTCAATTCTGAAGGGTATACTGCTTTTCTAACTCAAGTACTCCAGCAGACTCACAAGCATATTATTCTCATTCAGGACGGGGCTAGATATCACACCAGTAAAGCAACTAAGCAGTTCTTTGACCAGCAATCCGCTCGCCTTACTCCTTTCCAATTACCCACATATTCTCCTGACTTCAACCCAATTGAATTCTTGTGGAAGAAACTCAAAAAACGCAGCACACACCTACGGTTCTTCAAGCAATTTGATGACTTAGTTCAGCAGGTCGATGAGGGGCTACTGTACTTTAGTCAGACTCCCAATGAAATTACTGTCTTAATGGGCAAATATTGCAAAACCTTGGGTACACAAGCTGCCTAG
- a CDS encoding photosystem II reaction center protein I, with the protein MAILKFVTYAWIIFVISLFFFGFISSDTTRNPSSK; encoded by the coding sequence ATGGCAATCCTCAAATTCGTTACCTACGCTTGGATTATTTTCGTTATTTCCCTGTTCTTCTTTGGTTTCATTTCGAGTGACACCACTCGTAATCCTTCCAGCAAGTAG
- a CDS encoding secondary thiamine-phosphate synthase enzyme YjbQ, with amino-acid sequence MAHSQHLLKIPTQGKSFYNITQQVQSVVAESGMSMGLCTLFLRHTSASLVIQENADPDVLRDLETFLARIVPEGPHYRHSTEGPDDMPAHIRTALTHTSEYIPIRQGRLATGIWQGIYVWEHRQHGSNREVIVHLSGE; translated from the coding sequence ATGGCCCATTCCCAACATCTACTCAAAATCCCTACCCAAGGGAAATCTTTCTATAACATCACTCAGCAAGTGCAGTCTGTGGTGGCTGAATCCGGGATGTCCATGGGACTTTGCACCTTGTTTCTTCGCCACACTTCAGCCAGCTTGGTGATTCAAGAGAATGCGGATCCAGATGTCCTACGGGATTTAGAAACGTTTTTAGCGCGAATTGTCCCAGAAGGTCCCCACTATCGCCACAGTACCGAAGGCCCGGATGACATGCCAGCTCACATCCGTACGGCTTTGACTCATACCTCGGAATATATTCCGATTCGTCAAGGTCGTTTAGCCACAGGAATTTGGCAGGGCATCTATGTCTGGGAGCATCGTCAACATGGCTCAAACCGGGAAGTGATTGTGCATTTATCGGGGGAATAA
- a CDS encoding DUF1499 domain-containing protein — translation MPLLSLSGQRPTSLGLKKNQLTPCPNTPNCVCSQDPDPGHQVDPLTFEGAPKDAFTKLKTILADTGNAEIIQETRNYIYAEFTSGLLGFVDDVEFYLDSREKVIQVRSASRLGKSDLGANKSRIKSIQKKLKKA, via the coding sequence ATGCCCCTGCTTTCACTTTCTGGGCAACGGCCCACCTCTTTAGGTCTCAAGAAAAATCAACTCACGCCTTGTCCGAACACACCGAACTGTGTGTGTAGCCAAGATCCCGATCCGGGGCATCAGGTCGACCCCCTCACCTTTGAAGGTGCTCCCAAAGACGCATTTACCAAGCTCAAAACCATCTTGGCCGACACGGGGAATGCAGAAATTATTCAGGAAACCCGGAACTACATCTATGCCGAATTCACTAGCGGCTTGCTGGGATTTGTGGATGATGTGGAATTTTACCTGGATAGCCGGGAAAAAGTGATTCAAGTCCGTTCTGCATCTCGTTTGGGTAAGTCAGATTTAGGGGCTAACAAATCTCGCATTAAATCCATCCAAAAAAAGCTGAAGAAAGCTTAG
- a CDS encoding TMEM14 family protein, giving the protein MTSSILAAFIYGIFTLLGGIMGYAKSRSQISLISGCFSGMLLLSGALAALKGNAWGLILAMVVTALLIIVFIVRWLKTRKVMPAGLMVGLGGIALAVMILGQ; this is encoded by the coding sequence ATGACTTCTAGCATTCTTGCCGCATTTATCTATGGTATTTTTACTCTGCTTGGCGGAATTATGGGATATGCCAAGAGTCGGAGTCAGATCTCGTTGATTTCGGGTTGTTTTTCGGGCATGTTGCTGTTATCGGGGGCCTTAGCTGCCTTAAAAGGAAATGCTTGGGGACTGATCCTGGCGATGGTGGTTACTGCTCTTTTAATTATTGTATTTATTGTTCGGTGGCTGAAAACTCGTAAAGTGATGCCTGCTGGATTGATGGTGGGGCTGGGTGGCATTGCCCTTGCCGTGATGATCCTTGGGCAATAA
- a CDS encoding M23 family metallopeptidase has protein sequence MLLTQRKRKKKVWLGELLVQKGLISPAELAHALTEQRQTHLKLGEILIQQGLISHQQLQQVLNEQRWRNVVTAVLLSVSALVADLPRLVYSQPIPYHRSNSTVITPDSVSAGNSPKAMGGARLPKQPSHNPYQAPLQAYATVTSPLRGFCHPLKGQGHLSQGIRGQTHRGRMEYAYDLAVNIGTPVYAMRSGKVIAIRDYYPDNGGSQSKSSRFNYVWLEHDNGYRSAYIHLQKKFNRNVNLKIGQWVDAQQLIGFSGNSGWSSGPHLHVEVQKPERAKPFAKKFSKTVPFEIAGYCPTARFAP, from the coding sequence ATGCTCTTAACTCAGCGCAAACGGAAAAAGAAAGTTTGGCTTGGTGAACTACTGGTTCAGAAAGGATTGATCAGTCCAGCTGAATTAGCTCACGCCCTAACTGAACAGCGACAGACTCATCTAAAGCTTGGTGAAATCCTGATTCAGCAGGGATTAATTAGCCATCAGCAGCTGCAACAAGTGCTCAATGAACAGCGGTGGCGTAATGTCGTTACGGCTGTATTACTCTCCGTGAGTGCATTGGTCGCTGATTTGCCCCGTCTTGTCTATAGCCAACCGATTCCTTACCACCGATCCAATTCGACGGTGATCACTCCTGATTCTGTGAGTGCAGGAAATTCTCCCAAGGCAATGGGGGGAGCACGGTTACCCAAGCAGCCGAGTCATAATCCCTATCAGGCACCCTTGCAAGCCTATGCGACGGTAACATCTCCCCTACGGGGCTTTTGCCATCCATTGAAGGGACAAGGCCATCTAAGCCAGGGAATTAGAGGCCAAACCCATCGAGGACGAATGGAATATGCCTATGATTTAGCGGTGAATATTGGCACTCCTGTCTATGCAATGCGGTCCGGTAAAGTGATCGCGATTCGTGATTACTATCCCGATAATGGCGGTAGTCAGTCTAAATCTTCTCGTTTTAACTATGTTTGGCTCGAGCATGATAATGGCTACCGTTCTGCCTATATCCATTTGCAAAAGAAATTTAATCGGAACGTTAATCTCAAAATCGGACAGTGGGTAGACGCTCAACAATTGATTGGCTTCAGTGGTAATTCGGGCTGGAGTTCTGGTCCTCACTTACATGTCGAAGTTCAAAAACCTGAACGGGCTAAACCGTTTGCTAAGAAGTTTTCCAAGACCGTCCCTTTCGAGATTGCTGGGTATTGTCCTACTGCCCGATTTGCTCCCTAA
- a CDS encoding DUF1825 family protein has product MGFFDSDIVQQEAKQLFEDYQSLMQLGGSYGKFDRDGKVLYIERMEEMMDRYRVFMKRFELSDDFMARMTVEQLQTQLGQFGMTPQQMFDNMNRTLERMRQDVESNPYG; this is encoded by the coding sequence ATGGGATTTTTTGATTCTGATATTGTGCAGCAGGAGGCAAAGCAACTGTTTGAGGATTATCAATCCCTCATGCAGTTAGGGGGCAGCTACGGCAAGTTTGATCGGGATGGCAAAGTGCTCTATATCGAGCGCATGGAAGAAATGATGGATCGTTATCGCGTTTTTATGAAGCGCTTTGAGCTGTCCGATGACTTTATGGCCCGCATGACGGTCGAGCAACTCCAAACTCAGCTAGGGCAGTTTGGTATGACTCCCCAGCAAATGTTTGACAATATGAATCGGACCTTAGAACGGATGAGGCAAGATGTTGAATCCAATCCCTATGGGTAA
- a CDS encoding aminotransferase class IV has protein sequence MSLLTNLNGVIAASATVSVLDRGFLYGDNIYEVVRTFQGRHFGLQEHLDRLRQSAAYLYIDVPWSDQHIQAEVERTLQQATWQESYIRIVVSRGTETKISLQPSPGLQPSLLIVASEISPEPILSEKGIHLVIGERRRNDRQALSPAAKTGNYLNNILALLEAQQQGAEDALMLNQQGEITEATTSNLWVVREGVVQTPPPEVGILKGITRHFLWQILQTHDIPCEEVILKPEDLWSVEEAFLSSSVRLMMPVNQINQYQLPQCPGKITRFLWGEFLHLMAQEGHAVAKNTESVRV, from the coding sequence ATGAGTCTACTGACAAATCTCAACGGTGTAATCGCTGCATCGGCGACGGTTTCCGTTTTAGATCGCGGTTTTTTGTATGGAGATAACATCTACGAAGTGGTGCGAACGTTTCAGGGTCGCCATTTCGGATTGCAAGAGCATCTGGATCGTCTACGACAGTCTGCGGCTTATCTATACATCGATGTGCCGTGGAGCGATCAGCATATTCAAGCAGAAGTGGAGCGCACTCTCCAACAAGCGACCTGGCAAGAGTCCTATATTCGCATTGTGGTCAGTCGGGGAACCGAGACTAAAATCAGCCTCCAACCTAGTCCTGGGCTGCAGCCCAGTTTACTGATTGTCGCTTCAGAGATCTCACCAGAGCCCATCTTGTCAGAAAAAGGAATACACCTGGTGATTGGCGAGCGGCGTCGTAATGATCGCCAAGCCCTGTCTCCAGCTGCTAAAACAGGCAATTATCTCAACAATATTTTGGCGTTACTGGAAGCTCAGCAGCAGGGGGCTGAAGATGCGCTCATGCTCAATCAGCAGGGGGAAATCACCGAAGCTACCACTAGTAACCTCTGGGTTGTTCGAGAGGGGGTGGTTCAAACTCCACCCCCGGAAGTGGGAATTTTGAAGGGCATTACCCGTCATTTTTTGTGGCAGATTCTGCAAACCCATGACATTCCCTGTGAGGAAGTCATTCTCAAGCCAGAGGACTTATGGTCAGTGGAAGAAGCATTTTTGAGCTCTTCTGTGCGTTTAATGATGCCCGTGAATCAAATTAATCAGTATCAACTCCCCCAATGTCCTGGAAAAATAACGCGATTTTTATGGGGTGAGTTTTTGCACTTAATGGCTCAAGAGGGTCATGCCGTTGCTAAGAATACTGAAAGTGTAAGGGTTTAA
- a CDS encoding thioredoxin family protein, whose translation MSFFQPQRRKLLSLFGLGAASAVGAALLPRSQNRSVAAFDATPNASLWAKRDDVNLGQALHPFQGISQWLNSDPLRVADLQGKVVLVQFWTFGCINSQRTLPYITRWHQQYADQGLQVIGVHTPEFKYEHDSSNVQKALEEYKIAYPVPLDNNYQTWKAYRNRYWPHLFLTSREGVITYHHIGEGAYQATEQTIQALLG comes from the coding sequence ATGAGCTTCTTTCAACCTCAGCGGCGAAAACTGTTATCCCTCTTTGGGTTAGGGGCAGCATCTGCTGTTGGAGCTGCATTGTTGCCGCGATCGCAAAATCGTTCTGTAGCCGCCTTTGATGCCACCCCTAACGCATCCCTTTGGGCCAAGCGAGATGATGTGAATTTGGGACAAGCCCTGCATCCATTTCAAGGCATTTCCCAATGGCTCAATTCCGATCCCCTCAGAGTTGCTGACCTGCAAGGGAAAGTCGTTCTTGTGCAGTTTTGGACCTTTGGCTGCATCAATAGCCAACGCACCCTGCCTTACATCACCCGCTGGCACCAGCAATATGCTGATCAGGGTCTACAAGTGATTGGTGTGCATACCCCTGAATTTAAATATGAACATGATTCCAGCAATGTCCAGAAGGCTCTAGAAGAATACAAAATTGCCTATCCCGTACCGTTGGACAACAACTATCAAACCTGGAAAGCCTACCGTAATCGCTATTGGCCCCATCTGTTTTTGACCTCGCGCGAAGGCGTGATTACCTATCACCACATTGGTGAAGGAGCCTATCAAGCAACCGAGCAGACCATCCAAGCATTGTTAGGTTGA
- a CDS encoding ROK family protein, with protein MGTPADESLLVLSVDIGGSGIKAMVLDESGQPVTERQRLETPSYPNPPAVLDVIAELAKEQGNFNRVSVGFPGVVQNGVIKTAVNLNKEWIDYDLAKNLGDRLDTPVRVANDADIQGYGAISGQGVELVVTLGTGFGSALFVNGHLVPNLEIAHHPFIKDKTYEQQLGRKAMKKRGKKAWNRHLAQAIKNLEHLFNYDRLYMGGGETKRVQIELPDNVEIVSNRAGILGGIALWRD; from the coding sequence ATGGGTACTCCTGCTGATGAATCTCTTTTAGTCTTATCCGTCGATATTGGCGGTAGTGGCATTAAAGCCATGGTGCTAGACGAAAGCGGTCAACCCGTCACAGAGCGGCAGCGTCTTGAAACCCCTTCCTATCCCAATCCACCTGCGGTTTTAGATGTGATTGCAGAACTTGCCAAAGAGCAAGGCAACTTCAACCGGGTCTCTGTGGGATTTCCGGGGGTGGTTCAAAATGGTGTGATCAAAACAGCCGTGAACCTCAATAAAGAATGGATTGACTACGACCTGGCGAAAAATCTGGGAGACCGTTTGGATACCCCCGTTCGTGTGGCTAATGATGCTGATATTCAAGGGTATGGGGCGATTTCAGGTCAAGGCGTTGAGCTAGTCGTTACCCTGGGAACTGGCTTTGGTTCGGCACTCTTTGTCAATGGCCACCTCGTACCCAATTTAGAAATTGCCCATCACCCTTTTATCAAAGACAAAACCTACGAACAGCAGCTAGGTCGTAAAGCCATGAAGAAAAGGGGCAAGAAAGCCTGGAACCGTCATTTAGCCCAAGCGATCAAGAACCTAGAACATCTGTTTAACTACGACAGGCTGTATATGGGAGGAGGCGAAACCAAGCGCGTCCAGATTGAACTACCCGACAATGTTGAAATTGTCAGCAATCGAGCGGGGATTCTTGGTGGAATTGCTCTCTGGCGAGATTAG
- a CDS encoding DUF4278 domain-containing protein, whose protein sequence is MQLKYRNNFYTVTTNPTVISSEVLQGTYRGLSMAINVTQPVSTVQEREPRQQPQQLIQYRGIKTHLRFA, encoded by the coding sequence ATGCAACTGAAATATCGGAATAACTTTTATACCGTGACAACGAACCCAACCGTTATTTCCTCCGAAGTATTGCAAGGTACCTATCGGGGGCTATCAATGGCAATTAATGTTACGCAGCCCGTCTCTACGGTGCAAGAGCGAGAGCCCAGACAACAACCTCAGCAACTGATTCAATATCGAGGCATTAAAACTCACCTCAGGTTTGCCTAA
- a CDS encoding DUF4278 domain-containing protein codes for MPLKYRNTPYTSFINTESNTPEGYTGRYRGLSTTIPTAQPTVAPQQEQVIKYRGVTTILHLA; via the coding sequence ATGCCACTCAAATACCGCAATACCCCCTACACCTCTTTCATCAATACCGAATCCAACACACCCGAAGGATATACAGGCAGATATCGTGGGCTATCCACTACTATTCCTACGGCTCAGCCTACCGTCGCACCTCAGCAAGAGCAGGTGATCAAATATCGAGGGGTCACCACAATCCTCCATCTTGCTTAA
- a CDS encoding serine hydrolase, with product MKKALKILAGILALMAIGVGGVVAWQWTFIQRMLTYPENPITGVDWYAPMATVAGGDSLPVPTAQPQLSQAALEQIEQYAQDHRSSSLLVMHQGQLVLEKYWQGHDQAAYTNSMSMAKTVLSLLIGIAIADGSIGSELDPVAQYIPEWANDDRAKITIEDLLRMQSGLRDYEIANDPFSDIIQIYLGTDAKSAALNVPAERPSGQEFAYINANSQILGLLLERATGQGFGQYLSTQLWQPIGAQDAQLWLDRPDGNAKPFCCLFARSQDWLRVGQLLLNEGKANQKQVVPADWIKKMLVSSGAEPAYGYHIWLKARTTDGPGYKQRASQPFLSEDMFYLDGWGQQRVYVMPSQELVVVRVGEKPETWDDAVIPNTLIRDLQSKK from the coding sequence TTGAAAAAAGCGCTAAAGATACTGGCAGGGATACTCGCTTTGATGGCGATCGGAGTGGGGGGAGTCGTTGCTTGGCAATGGACCTTTATCCAACGAATGCTGACTTATCCAGAGAATCCCATTACAGGGGTGGATTGGTATGCTCCCATGGCGACGGTTGCTGGAGGGGATAGCCTACCCGTTCCTACCGCTCAACCCCAGTTATCCCAGGCTGCCTTGGAGCAAATTGAACAGTATGCCCAAGACCATCGTTCCTCGTCGCTCCTGGTGATGCATCAAGGTCAACTGGTGCTGGAAAAGTACTGGCAAGGGCATGACCAGGCGGCCTATACCAATTCCATGTCCATGGCCAAAACGGTGCTGTCGTTGCTGATTGGCATTGCGATCGCAGACGGTAGCATCGGTTCAGAACTGGACCCGGTTGCTCAATATATTCCTGAATGGGCCAACGATGACCGAGCCAAAATCACGATTGAAGATTTGCTGAGAATGCAGTCTGGTCTCCGGGATTATGAGATCGCTAACGATCCGTTTTCCGATATTATCCAGATTTATTTAGGTACAGATGCTAAATCGGCGGCTTTAAACGTCCCTGCGGAACGCCCCTCCGGCCAGGAGTTTGCCTATATCAATGCCAATAGCCAAATTTTAGGTCTGCTTTTGGAGCGAGCGACGGGCCAGGGTTTTGGTCAATACTTGTCCACCCAGCTCTGGCAGCCCATTGGTGCCCAAGACGCGCAGTTGTGGTTAGATCGACCGGATGGAAATGCTAAACCATTTTGCTGTTTGTTCGCGCGATCGCAAGATTGGCTACGGGTGGGTCAACTCCTGCTCAATGAGGGCAAGGCGAATCAAAAACAGGTGGTTCCTGCAGACTGGATTAAAAAGATGTTGGTTTCTAGTGGGGCAGAACCTGCCTATGGCTACCACATCTGGCTGAAGGCCCGGACTACAGATGGGCCAGGGTATAAACAAAGAGCCTCACAGCCGTTCTTGTCGGAGGATATGTTTTATCTAGATGGATGGGGACAACAGCGGGTCTATGTTATGCCATCTCAAGAGTTGGTGGTGGTCCGGGTGGGAGAAAAACCCGAAACCTGGGATGATGCCGTGATTCCCAATACCCTCATTCGTGATTTGCAATCTAAAAAGTAG
- a CDS encoding ankyrin repeat domain-containing protein — protein MKTIDSIEQKICRAILANNVLALQQLIEQGADVNIHYRAAERLTPLIQAINLQRVEIVDMLLLAGADVHQSQYEITMPLWIATDVGNLDIVKLLLNSGANPNYGDVTSAPLHLAIAKDTPDIVEALIQAHADLNRTCALGYTPLMTAVSKGNLMICKRLVKTGAIIDIHDDYGDTALTISESLDHQDIVNFLQSNT, from the coding sequence ATGAAAACAATCGACTCGATTGAACAAAAAATATGTCGAGCGATTCTTGCTAATAATGTATTGGCCTTGCAACAGCTTATTGAACAGGGAGCTGATGTGAACATCCACTACAGGGCAGCAGAGCGGCTTACTCCATTAATTCAAGCGATTAATCTGCAACGAGTTGAAATCGTCGACATGCTCTTATTGGCAGGGGCGGATGTTCATCAAAGTCAATATGAGATAACCATGCCCTTGTGGATTGCGACGGATGTAGGGAATTTAGACATCGTTAAGCTGTTGCTCAATTCAGGCGCCAATCCAAATTATGGTGATGTTACTTCCGCGCCTCTTCACCTAGCCATCGCCAAGGATACTCCAGATATCGTTGAAGCACTCATTCAGGCACATGCTGATCTCAACCGGACATGTGCCTTGGGGTATACCCCTTTAATGACAGCTGTATCCAAGGGCAATTTGATGATCTGTAAACGTTTAGTAAAAACAGGTGCAATCATTGACATTCATGATGATTATGGTGATACCGCTTTGACAATTTCGGAATCTTTAGACCATCAAGATATCGTCAACTTTCTACAGTCCAATACCTAA